Proteins encoded within one genomic window of Halocatena marina:
- a CDS encoding glycoside hydrolase family 3 N-terminal domain-containing protein: MNEKSKQSIEAFLQTSRRRFLQLTGSVALTASSAKSATTQGQSERVESILSGLSIEEKVGQMLQVNVESLDPAEVGHLFTDLHVGSVLTGGANPPTFDPNELRRNIDDLQRFAIANTDHGIPFAFGIDAVHGNVSVDGATAYPHNLGLGATRNPDLASKIGRETGKSVRAIGAHWNFAPDADLQRDPRWGRYYEGFSEDPFLTSEMVSSMVKGIQEMRNGIRVGATTKHFAGYSQPMNGNDRSPALIPLRELRQKVFPPFKSGIDAGSASIMVNSGSVNGVPAHASKELLTDILRDQWGYEGVVISDWDDFERMVNMHEYVPTFRDAVREGVTAGVDVYMEPDNPERFVSTLLDLIRTGEIPMARIDEAVRRVLRLKERLGLFARPFHSKSEQAVGSNRELSEQAATESMTLLKNEGVLPLPQDVNSLLVTGPSADSVRNQMGGWTLGWQGLSKGIDAEPAATTVLDGIRDAVRSRATVTHIPTAHTFKPYGDDIWEFTNEDEIRSAAEASDAVVLVLGEGPYSEGFGNVNTIALPDAQQRLVDTVAETDTNAVGVLIAGRPRGTKTVIDQLDAVLMAYQPGTAAGSAVANVIFGETNPSGKLPFTWPQSTGQLVNVHNQRPPRAPSTSESHEPLYPFGYGLSYTEFEYSNLRLAPGKLPSHSERGSLTVTVTVTNTGGRDGTAVVHVFNTNGYGSVIRPDRRLMGFERVSLEAGQSKRVTIEASLSTLLTVPGDITGEKRGLVLEEGKYEITVGNLTETITVGTSGYTDWTPDSETGE; this comes from the coding sequence ATGAATGAAAAAAGCAAGCAGTCAATCGAAGCGTTCCTACAGACGAGTCGGCGGCGGTTTCTACAGCTGACTGGATCTGTGGCACTCACAGCAAGTAGCGCGAAATCAGCGACAACTCAGGGACAATCAGAGCGTGTCGAATCGATTCTGTCTGGTCTCTCGATTGAAGAGAAAGTCGGTCAGATGCTCCAAGTGAACGTAGAGAGTCTCGACCCCGCCGAGGTCGGACATCTATTCACAGATCTTCACGTTGGATCCGTACTGACAGGTGGGGCCAATCCTCCGACGTTCGATCCAAACGAACTACGGCGAAACATTGATGATCTACAGCGGTTTGCGATAGCAAACACCGATCACGGAATCCCTTTTGCGTTCGGGATTGATGCGGTTCACGGAAACGTGTCTGTCGATGGTGCAACCGCGTACCCGCACAATCTCGGCCTCGGTGCGACGCGCAATCCAGACCTCGCCTCGAAGATTGGGCGTGAGACCGGTAAATCGGTGCGGGCGATTGGTGCTCACTGGAATTTCGCACCGGATGCAGACCTTCAACGAGATCCTCGGTGGGGTCGATACTACGAAGGTTTCAGTGAGGATCCGTTCTTGACGTCAGAGATGGTTTCATCGATGGTGAAAGGGATCCAAGAGATGCGAAACGGCATCCGGGTCGGTGCGACGACCAAGCATTTTGCCGGCTATTCCCAACCGATGAACGGCAACGATCGAAGTCCAGCCCTAATTCCACTACGTGAACTTCGACAGAAGGTCTTTCCTCCGTTCAAATCAGGGATCGATGCCGGGAGCGCATCGATCATGGTGAACAGCGGGTCAGTCAACGGAGTTCCTGCCCATGCCTCCAAAGAACTTCTGACAGACATTCTCCGTGATCAGTGGGGGTATGAGGGTGTCGTTATCTCCGATTGGGATGACTTCGAACGAATGGTGAACATGCACGAATACGTCCCAACGTTCCGCGATGCCGTTCGTGAGGGTGTTACTGCGGGCGTCGATGTGTATATGGAGCCAGACAATCCCGAACGATTCGTCAGTACGCTTCTCGATTTGATCCGTACCGGCGAGATACCGATGGCACGGATTGATGAAGCGGTTCGTCGCGTCCTCCGACTCAAAGAGCGGCTTGGACTGTTTGCGCGGCCATTCCATTCAAAGTCCGAGCAGGCTGTCGGTAGCAACCGCGAACTCAGCGAGCAGGCGGCTACCGAATCGATGACACTGCTCAAGAACGAGGGTGTGCTTCCTCTCCCACAGGATGTGAATTCTCTGTTGGTGACCGGCCCAAGCGCAGACAGCGTCCGAAACCAGATGGGCGGATGGACGCTCGGTTGGCAGGGGCTTTCGAAGGGAATCGACGCTGAACCAGCAGCCACGACGGTTCTCGACGGGATTCGGGATGCCGTTCGATCGAGAGCTACGGTTACCCATATCCCGACTGCACACACGTTCAAACCGTACGGAGACGATATCTGGGAGTTCACAAACGAAGATGAGATCCGATCAGCTGCCGAAGCGTCGGATGCGGTGGTTCTCGTTCTCGGAGAAGGCCCGTACTCGGAAGGATTTGGAAACGTGAATACGATAGCACTCCCGGACGCACAACAGCGACTCGTGGACACAGTAGCCGAGACGGATACGAATGCCGTTGGCGTTCTCATCGCTGGTCGACCACGGGGGACGAAGACGGTGATCGATCAGTTGGACGCCGTTCTTATGGCCTATCAGCCCGGCACGGCGGCCGGCTCCGCCGTTGCGAATGTGATCTTCGGTGAGACGAATCCGTCCGGAAAGCTACCGTTCACGTGGCCACAATCCACTGGCCAACTTGTGAACGTGCACAACCAACGTCCACCGCGAGCCCCGAGCACCTCTGAAAGCCACGAGCCGCTCTATCCGTTCGGATACGGACTCAGTTATACGGAGTTCGAGTATTCGAATCTTCGACTCGCGCCGGGGAAGCTCCCGAGCCACTCCGAACGGGGATCACTCACAGTCACGGTAACCGTCACGAACACCGGTGGCCGTGACGGAACAGCGGTCGTCCACGTATTCAATACGAACGGATATGGCTCGGTTATTCGTCCCGATAGACGCCTCATGGGATTCGAGCGTGTCTCACTCGAAGCGGGCCAGAGCAAGCGCGTGACAATCGAAGCATCACTCTCAACCCTCCTCACCGTTCCCGGCGACATCACAGGCGAGAAAAGGGGACTCGTGCTGGAAGAAGGGAAGTACGAGATTACCGTTGGTAATCTAACCGAGACGATTACCGTTGGAACGTCAGGCTACACCGACTGGACCCCCGATTCAGAAACTGGTGAATAA
- a CDS encoding TrmB family transcriptional regulator yields MERTTLQQALEHADLTSAQADAYLTLLKHGRLSATDVANRSTVSTSQVYSTLRSLESMGFVDTIEQDTLHAEPREPTEIFAHLRDRSTLLTDAADELVERWEQPAVNSYRVSVVKNSDTVIERVRNRLSETSHGVEMALTIDQLESLAPDLRATIERGVFVRVSVYEGHKVGKRCHEAGLLDQSLELRVVTIPGPFLAVLDRHHTYFMPNSRAPETYGILINDEILSLINHWYFQTCLWSMYEPIESTRRVSPTYISLEEFIRDVAPLYHDGATVTVQIDAIDIETERERTVTGTISGLFYPGLLDGVSQPSLEELSTYSTVFLDTGQDRLAVGSWGAVFEDIEAQKIILKDVRLDER; encoded by the coding sequence ATGGAACGAACCACGCTGCAGCAAGCGTTAGAACACGCCGACCTCACGAGTGCGCAAGCAGATGCATATCTCACACTCCTCAAGCATGGTCGACTGTCAGCGACAGACGTAGCGAACCGATCGACGGTCTCTACATCACAGGTGTACAGCACCCTTCGATCGCTCGAAAGCATGGGTTTCGTCGATACCATCGAGCAAGACACACTGCATGCAGAACCCCGCGAACCGACCGAGATCTTTGCACATCTGCGTGATCGTAGTACGTTACTTACTGACGCCGCAGATGAGTTGGTAGAGCGGTGGGAACAACCGGCGGTAAACAGTTACCGTGTCAGTGTTGTCAAGAATTCCGATACGGTTATCGAGCGCGTTCGAAATCGCCTCTCGGAGACATCACACGGTGTCGAGATGGCGCTTACTATTGACCAGCTCGAATCACTCGCACCAGATCTTCGAGCTACGATCGAACGCGGTGTGTTCGTCCGTGTATCCGTCTATGAAGGACACAAAGTAGGGAAACGCTGCCACGAAGCTGGCCTCCTCGATCAATCACTCGAACTTCGTGTCGTAACAATTCCCGGTCCATTTCTTGCGGTGCTTGATCGACACCACACGTATTTTATGCCAAACTCGCGTGCACCAGAAACCTACGGCATTCTCATTAACGATGAAATACTCTCTCTAATCAACCACTGGTACTTCCAGACGTGTCTGTGGTCGATGTACGAGCCAATTGAGTCGACCAGGAGAGTATCTCCCACGTATATCAGCTTAGAGGAGTTCATTCGAGACGTTGCACCACTCTATCACGACGGAGCAACGGTCACTGTTCAAATTGATGCGATTGACATCGAAACAGAACGTGAACGGACTGTTACGGGGACCATCTCAGGACTCTTCTATCCTGGCCTCCTCGATGGCGTCAGCCAGCCGTCGCTCGAAGAGCTTTCGACGTATTCGACCGTTTTCTTGGACACCGGACAGGATCGACTCGCTGTTGGGAGTTGGGGCGCTGTCTTTGAAGATATCGAGGCACAAAAAATCATTCTCAAAGACGTTCGACTCGACGAACGATAG
- a CDS encoding IclR family transcriptional regulator, which produces MKQDKGNRKTIQSVENALRILEELRRCEHAGVTELSHAVGLSKGTVYHYLATLREQNFVEKRDNKYQLGLRPLTYGGAAREREHLFQIAKEGVDRLARTTGETVRLVVERQGNGITLYQATRHNRDSVRTHLGTQEELHSTAAGKAMLSVMDDERVDTILEYNVSEQTDTATFDVGELRSELEEIRSRGIAFDDEEQFDGVRCVATALATEVDNLLGAISVNGPVESIDDETFYKDIPQEIRNIAGVIEINTAYLNWIE; this is translated from the coding sequence ATGAAGCAAGATAAGGGAAATCGCAAAACGATACAATCGGTCGAAAACGCCCTTCGAATCCTTGAAGAGTTACGACGCTGCGAGCATGCAGGTGTAACAGAGCTCAGTCACGCAGTTGGTCTCTCAAAGGGTACCGTCTATCACTATCTTGCAACCCTCCGAGAGCAGAATTTTGTTGAAAAGCGTGATAATAAGTACCAACTTGGACTTCGTCCGCTGACATATGGTGGTGCCGCCCGGGAACGAGAGCATCTCTTCCAAATTGCCAAGGAAGGAGTCGACAGACTGGCGAGAACAACTGGCGAGACGGTGCGGCTCGTCGTTGAGCGGCAGGGAAATGGTATTACACTCTATCAAGCGACCCGCCACAACCGTGATTCGGTCCGGACACATCTCGGGACACAAGAAGAGCTCCATAGCACCGCCGCCGGGAAAGCGATGCTCTCGGTGATGGACGACGAACGCGTCGATACGATTCTCGAATACAACGTCTCCGAACAAACCGACACGGCAACATTCGATGTGGGTGAACTTCGTTCCGAGCTCGAGGAGATACGGTCACGCGGGATTGCGTTCGACGACGAAGAACAGTTTGATGGTGTTCGGTGCGTTGCGACGGCGCTCGCCACAGAAGTCGACAATCTACTTGGTGCGATTAGCGTGAACGGCCCTGTAGAGAGCATCGACGACGAGACATTCTACAAGGACATTCCACAGGAAATTCGTAACATCGCAGGAGTCATCGAAATTAATACGGCATACCTTAATTGGATTGAATAA
- a CDS encoding Gfo/Idh/MocA family protein gives MSMDARLDIGIVGLGPHGLNRAEILTNFDQRVYGSDASPEARHEFEQRFRSDHFETPTALFEQDPDAVVITTPNKFHEPVATAAMERGIDVFIEKPLAHTLDDAEQIATTAEETGRICMVGYQSRFLNVCKILKWYIDQGYFGEIRHVQSAYMRRRGVPSRGSWYTSKEIAGGGALIDIGIHVIDLLLYFLDEPTVLDITSTTRSDFGNRESYTYIDMWGNDDDANIFDVEDSVSAFMEFENETTGTMEVAWAVNAESVHAYHIHGTDAGALLDITDLLNTDNAVHQSLQLYEARNGGADHYLDSSVTTNRNDPYREQMETFITAVANDEPLSINTAEQALAVQRVVDRIYADNA, from the coding sequence ATGAGCATGGACGCGCGACTCGATATCGGGATCGTTGGTCTCGGACCGCATGGATTAAATCGGGCAGAGATTCTAACCAATTTCGACCAGAGAGTGTACGGATCAGACGCCAGTCCAGAAGCACGACACGAATTCGAACAACGCTTCCGGAGCGACCATTTCGAAACACCAACAGCTCTCTTCGAGCAGGATCCCGACGCGGTTGTCATCACAACACCGAACAAATTCCACGAGCCGGTTGCAACGGCGGCGATGGAGCGCGGTATCGACGTGTTCATTGAAAAACCGTTGGCACACACGCTCGACGATGCCGAGCAGATCGCAACCACCGCTGAGGAGACTGGGCGAATCTGTATGGTCGGTTATCAGAGTCGATTCCTGAACGTCTGTAAGATCCTCAAGTGGTATATCGATCAGGGGTATTTTGGAGAGATCAGACACGTTCAGTCGGCATACATGCGTCGACGCGGAGTTCCAAGTCGTGGATCGTGGTACACTTCGAAAGAGATCGCTGGTGGTGGTGCACTGATCGATATCGGGATACACGTTATCGATCTTCTGTTGTACTTCCTTGATGAACCGACAGTACTCGATATCACCTCAACGACCCGCAGCGATTTCGGAAATCGGGAATCATACACGTATATTGATATGTGGGGTAACGACGACGACGCAAATATCTTCGATGTCGAGGATTCTGTGTCGGCATTCATGGAGTTTGAGAACGAAACTACTGGGACGATGGAAGTGGCGTGGGCAGTCAATGCAGAATCAGTCCACGCGTATCATATTCACGGAACAGACGCCGGTGCACTGCTTGACATTACGGATTTACTGAACACAGACAACGCTGTTCATCAATCCCTCCAGCTCTATGAAGCACGGAACGGCGGCGCAGATCACTATCTCGACAGCTCTGTCACGACGAACCGGAATGATCCGTACCGAGAACAGATGGAGACGTTCATCACTGCTGTTGCCAACGACGAACCACTGTCAATCAACACAGCCGAGCAAGCACTTGCGGTTCAGCGCGTTGTGGACCGCATCTATGCAGACAATGCGTGA
- a CDS encoding oligopeptide/dipeptide ABC transporter ATP-binding protein — protein MSDDSPLLSLENVEVHFENDSGLLDIGEETQTVRAVDGVSLEIEENDVISLVGESGCGKTTLGKTAIGLQRPTAGRVMYRGHDIWDIRDGNTADIAWSDIRRSLQIIHQDPGSSLNPNRRIVSILSEPLRQVSPDLSAGERRERIYSLLERVGMNPAPDFAERYPHQLSGGEQQRVVLSRALLMNPDVILADEAISALDVSLRVEMMDLMLELQDVFDTSYVFISHDLSNARYFTQHGGGKIGVMYLGEIAELGPAEQLIHSPQHPYTTVLRWATPNLAQKEATVETMPMRTIDIPDPVNPPSGCRFHTRCPEAREHCRTVSPDTVVSDNARVHCFRAQPDSEYWDSEPLDGANRGADFTESTEASSTD, from the coding sequence GTGAGCGACGATAGCCCCCTCCTCTCTCTCGAGAACGTCGAGGTTCACTTCGAGAATGATTCTGGCCTGCTCGATATCGGTGAGGAGACCCAAACCGTCCGCGCTGTCGATGGTGTATCGTTAGAAATAGAGGAGAACGATGTCATCTCGTTGGTCGGTGAGAGCGGTTGTGGGAAAACCACTCTCGGTAAAACAGCCATTGGTCTCCAGCGACCAACCGCTGGTCGTGTCATGTACCGCGGACACGACATCTGGGACATCCGTGACGGCAACACTGCTGACATCGCGTGGAGTGATATCCGTCGATCGCTACAAATTATCCACCAAGATCCCGGAAGTTCACTGAATCCCAATCGCCGAATCGTATCTATCCTCTCCGAGCCACTACGTCAGGTCAGCCCTGACCTGAGCGCCGGAGAGCGCCGCGAACGCATCTACTCGCTGCTCGAACGAGTTGGTATGAATCCAGCTCCTGATTTCGCTGAACGCTACCCACACCAGCTCTCGGGCGGTGAACAACAGCGCGTTGTGCTCAGTCGGGCGCTGTTGATGAATCCGGATGTGATCCTCGCTGACGAGGCCATTAGCGCGCTCGACGTTTCACTCCGCGTCGAGATGATGGATCTCATGCTCGAACTTCAGGACGTGTTCGACACTTCCTACGTGTTCATCTCACACGATCTCTCCAACGCACGATACTTCACACAACACGGTGGTGGGAAGATCGGCGTGATGTACTTGGGGGAAATCGCCGAACTCGGTCCTGCCGAACAGCTCATTCATTCACCACAACACCCCTATACCACGGTGCTTCGCTGGGCGACACCGAACCTCGCACAAAAGGAGGCAACTGTCGAAACGATGCCAATGCGGACGATCGACATTCCCGATCCGGTGAATCCACCCAGTGGCTGCCGGTTCCACACGCGCTGTCCGGAAGCACGAGAGCACTGTCGTACGGTGAGCCCCGACACCGTTGTTTCCGACAACGCGAGAGTGCACTGCTTCCGTGCGCAACCAGATAGCGAATACTGGGACAGCGAGCCGCTCGATGGTGCCAATCGTGGTGCCGACTTCACAGAATCCACCGAGGCATCGAGTACAGACTGA
- a CDS encoding ABC transporter ATP-binding protein: MAVEQTHEDLPEATDPIISIHEASVTYDDGQSYVLDGVSLDIERNEIVGVVGESGSGKSMFAESMLDAVPDPGVLSGEILYHPDAETTIDILNLTKDELRKLRWEDISMVFQGAMSSFNPTMSIKEHFIETVETHDADVSEGIDRARELLKDLYLDPDRVLNSYPHELSGGMQQRALIALSLVLDPDVLVMDEPTAALDLLMQQSILILLRELQTKYDLTMVFITHDLPLVATLADRLAVMYAFNLIEVAPAEELIEHPAHPYTRALLNSTPNLNAPLEEMRPIEGQSPAPINVPDSCAYHPRCPLATEKCREDKPPFEMTENEHTAACFHQEEAQEVIELNYEELLQHDSEIRGGDDW, encoded by the coding sequence ATGGCTGTTGAACAAACCCACGAAGATCTACCAGAAGCGACGGATCCGATCATCAGTATACACGAGGCGTCTGTTACGTACGATGACGGTCAATCGTACGTTCTCGACGGTGTCAGCCTCGATATTGAACGCAATGAGATCGTCGGTGTGGTTGGCGAGAGCGGTTCCGGGAAGTCGATGTTCGCGGAGTCGATGCTCGATGCGGTGCCTGATCCCGGCGTTCTTTCCGGTGAGATTCTGTATCATCCGGATGCTGAGACGACGATTGACATCCTCAACCTCACGAAAGATGAACTCCGCAAGCTACGCTGGGAAGACATCTCGATGGTGTTTCAGGGGGCGATGAGCTCGTTCAACCCTACAATGTCGATTAAGGAACACTTCATAGAGACGGTAGAGACCCACGACGCAGACGTCTCCGAGGGGATAGACCGGGCACGCGAACTACTCAAAGATCTCTATCTCGATCCGGATCGCGTGCTGAACTCCTATCCACACGAGCTGAGCGGTGGGATGCAACAGCGCGCACTCATTGCGCTGTCTCTCGTTCTCGATCCCGATGTCTTAGTGATGGACGAGCCGACTGCCGCCCTCGATCTCCTGATGCAACAGTCCATCCTGATACTGTTACGGGAGCTCCAGACAAAGTACGACCTCACCATGGTGTTTATCACCCACGATCTCCCGCTCGTAGCCACGCTGGCAGACCGGCTCGCGGTGATGTACGCCTTCAATTTGATCGAGGTCGCCCCAGCCGAGGAACTCATTGAACATCCAGCCCACCCGTACACGCGGGCACTACTCAACTCGACACCGAATCTGAATGCACCGCTCGAAGAGATGCGTCCCATCGAGGGACAGAGTCCAGCCCCCATCAATGTGCCGGATAGCTGCGCGTACCATCCGCGTTGTCCGCTTGCGACCGAGAAGTGCAGAGAGGACAAGCCACCGTTCGAGATGACTGAGAATGAACATACTGCCGCCTGCTTCCATCAAGAGGAAGCACAAGAAGTGATCGAGTTGAACTACGAGGAGCTACTACAGCATGACTCGGAAATCAGAGGAGGTGACGATTGGTGA
- a CDS encoding ABC transporter permease → MQVKPTDSSSESASESIVTDGSGSKTSSFSFETSSSNIEVTWNERLRDFYEEFIYKPGLVAWDDRRTRIGAAIMFVYVSMGVIAWLGAWLGFYPEPTTNQAERGLQPFQTLDAPLGTTQSGEDVLAMAIHATPEMLIMVTAGGIFATGVAVLTGTLAGYKGGSVDRAVTSFSDVAMSIPGLPLIMVLAVVFRPRNPILIGILLTINYWAGLGRSIRSQVLTLREEPYVEASRTMGVSTRRILTKDIIPNLMPFVLVNFANAARYVVFASVGLYYLGILPSSVENWGLQLENAYTQAGALVGTGALYQLLVPMVSIMGIALSLILLAQGLDRVFNPRVRTRLAGESESVRSEETEESSKTEMMP, encoded by the coding sequence ATGCAAGTGAAGCCTACTGATTCCAGTTCCGAGTCTGCGTCCGAATCAATTGTCACCGACGGATCTGGTTCAAAGACCAGTTCATTCTCGTTCGAAACTAGTAGTTCGAACATTGAGGTCACGTGGAACGAGCGACTACGGGACTTCTATGAGGAATTCATCTATAAACCTGGACTCGTCGCGTGGGACGACCGTCGAACGCGCATCGGAGCAGCCATTATGTTCGTCTACGTGTCGATGGGTGTCATCGCGTGGCTTGGAGCGTGGCTGGGATTTTATCCCGAGCCAACAACGAACCAAGCAGAGCGTGGACTGCAGCCGTTTCAGACGTTGGATGCACCGCTTGGAACGACACAGTCGGGCGAAGACGTTCTCGCAATGGCGATCCACGCCACCCCAGAGATGCTCATTATGGTCACGGCCGGTGGCATCTTCGCAACGGGAGTCGCGGTTCTCACCGGGACGCTTGCGGGCTACAAAGGCGGAAGCGTCGATCGTGCGGTGACTTCGTTCTCGGATGTAGCAATGTCGATCCCCGGACTCCCGCTCATCATGGTTCTCGCGGTTGTGTTCAGACCGAGAAATCCCATACTCATTGGTATACTGCTCACGATCAACTACTGGGCAGGACTTGGCCGATCGATCCGTTCGCAGGTACTTACGCTCCGTGAAGAACCCTACGTAGAGGCCTCCCGAACAATGGGCGTGAGTACGCGACGAATTTTGACAAAGGATATTATTCCGAATCTAATGCCGTTCGTACTGGTCAATTTCGCTAATGCGGCTCGCTATGTGGTCTTCGCATCGGTCGGACTCTACTATCTCGGAATTCTCCCCAGTTCGGTCGAAAATTGGGGACTTCAGCTGGAAAACGCATACACACAGGCCGGCGCACTCGTCGGTACTGGCGCGTTGTATCAGCTATTGGTTCCGATGGTTTCTATCATGGGAATCGCGCTCAGTCTCATCCTCCTCGCGCAGGGACTCGATCGAGTGTTCAACCCGCGCGTTCGGACCCGCCTCGCTGGTGAGTCTGAATCGGTTCGGAGCGAAGAAACTGAAGAATCTTCGAAGACGGAGATGATGCCCTAA
- a CDS encoding ABC transporter permease: protein MSNYYVQRTIRAVLTIWVVITVTFGMIRLLPGGPLVQLRAKLIRQGISSSRINAMLETYQNVRPDQPIYIQYYDYITSLLTGDLGKSFSDSRTVTAIIADALPWTVFIMVTATILIFVIAVVWGALMAYNEGSTFDLFSSSASILFASVPFYVLAIALVVVFGYQLELLPTGYRKSPGVEPGLSLTFVMDALYHALLPIVSMVVTGAGLQALAMRGNSIQVLGADFVRVARLRGLSDRRISVRYVARNAILPMYTGFLTLIGFNLGGSIILEQVFHYTGIGFYMFQALENRDYPLMMGIFLVITVALVLAVYIADLTYGLIDPRVKSGDASEAY from the coding sequence ATGAGTAACTATTACGTTCAACGTACAATACGGGCTGTATTAACCATATGGGTTGTGATCACAGTTACATTTGGGATGATTCGGTTGCTTCCCGGTGGCCCACTAGTGCAGCTTCGTGCAAAATTAATCCGTCAGGGAATCTCATCCTCTCGGATAAATGCGATGCTCGAGACGTATCAGAACGTTCGTCCTGATCAGCCAATTTATATTCAATACTACGATTACATCACATCGCTTCTAACGGGCGATCTCGGTAAATCGTTCTCAGATTCGCGTACCGTTACAGCGATCATTGCTGATGCGCTCCCGTGGACGGTGTTCATCATGGTAACAGCAACGATTTTAATTTTCGTCATTGCTGTCGTCTGGGGTGCGCTGATGGCGTACAACGAAGGGAGTACGTTCGATCTGTTCTCTAGCAGTGCGTCAATTCTCTTTGCGTCGGTTCCGTTTTACGTACTGGCGATTGCACTCGTCGTCGTCTTTGGATATCAGTTGGAGCTGCTTCCAACCGGATATCGAAAGAGTCCAGGAGTTGAGCCTGGATTATCACTCACGTTTGTCATGGATGCGCTCTATCATGCGCTCTTACCGATCGTATCGATGGTCGTTACCGGAGCTGGCTTACAGGCACTTGCAATGCGCGGGAACAGTATTCAGGTGCTCGGCGCGGACTTCGTTCGCGTTGCTCGACTCCGCGGACTCTCCGACCGACGGATTTCCGTGCGCTATGTTGCTCGGAACGCGATCCTCCCGATGTACACTGGTTTTCTAACGCTCATCGGGTTCAATCTCGGAGGGTCAATCATCCTCGAACAAGTGTTCCACTACACAGGTATTGGGTTCTACATGTTTCAGGCCCTCGAAAACCGCGACTATCCACTGATGATGGGTATCTTCCTCGTAATCACAGTTGCACTGGTACTGGCGGTATACATTGCTGACCTGACGTACGGACTAATCGACCCTCGTGTCAAATCGGGTGATGCAAGTGAAGCCTACTGA